One Luteimonas sp. MC1825 DNA segment encodes these proteins:
- a CDS encoding glutamine--tRNA ligase/YqeY domain fusion protein gives MSLPADPTATAPAAPAEKQDFIRQIVRQDLAAGRHRAIRTRFPPEPNGYLHIGHAKAICLDFGIAGEFGGTCNLRFDDTNPAKEDPEFVQAIQDDVRWLGFEWASLRHASDYFEVFYLAAEKLIRQGDAFVCDLSADDVRAWRGSLTEGGRDSPFRGRGVDENLDLFRRMRAGEFADGARTLRAKIDMASGNINLRDPALYRIKHVEHQNTGADWPIYPMYDFAHALGDAVEGITHSLCTLEFEDHRPLYDWCVDRVDLAGNPELLAPLAAKGLPVEAAKPRQIEFSRLNINYTVMSKRKLTQLVADGLVDGWDDPRMPTLQGLRRRGYTPAALRLLVDRVGISKQNSVIDYSVLEGCLRDDLDTGAERRMAVVEPLKLTLTNLPDGHAEQLLFPNHPKDEALGTRQVPFSRTLWIEQDDFAEVPPKGWKRLVPGGEVRLRGAGIIRCDEVRKDADGNIVELLCTLDPESRPGMEGANRKVKGTIHWVDASRAVAAEIRLYDRLFAVADPDDESDGLGYRDRINPASRRTVQGWVEPAAAAAEPEQSLQFERIGYFVADRRDHRTDGPVFNRSVTLRDTWAAKA, from the coding sequence ATGAGCCTACCCGCAGACCCGACCGCCACCGCGCCCGCAGCGCCCGCCGAGAAGCAGGACTTCATCCGCCAGATCGTGCGCCAGGACCTCGCGGCCGGCCGCCACCGGGCGATCCGCACCCGTTTCCCGCCGGAGCCCAACGGCTACCTGCACATCGGCCACGCCAAGGCGATCTGCCTGGACTTCGGCATCGCCGGCGAGTTCGGCGGCACCTGCAACCTGCGCTTCGACGACACCAATCCGGCGAAGGAAGACCCCGAGTTCGTGCAGGCGATCCAGGACGACGTGCGCTGGCTTGGCTTCGAGTGGGCCAGCCTGCGACATGCCTCCGACTACTTCGAGGTCTTCTACCTGGCCGCCGAAAAGCTCATCCGCCAGGGCGATGCCTTCGTTTGCGACCTCAGCGCCGACGATGTGCGCGCCTGGCGCGGCTCGCTCACCGAAGGCGGCCGCGACTCGCCGTTCCGCGGGCGCGGCGTGGACGAGAACCTGGACCTGTTCCGGCGCATGCGCGCGGGCGAGTTCGCCGACGGCGCGCGCACGCTGCGCGCGAAGATCGACATGGCCAGCGGCAACATCAACCTGCGCGACCCGGCGCTGTACCGCATCAAGCACGTCGAGCACCAGAACACCGGCGCCGACTGGCCGATCTATCCGATGTACGACTTCGCGCACGCCCTTGGCGACGCCGTCGAAGGCATCACCCATTCGCTGTGCACGCTGGAATTCGAGGACCACCGCCCGCTGTACGACTGGTGCGTGGACCGCGTGGACCTCGCGGGCAACCCGGAGCTGCTGGCACCGCTGGCCGCCAAGGGCCTGCCGGTCGAGGCCGCCAAGCCACGCCAGATCGAGTTCTCGCGCCTCAACATCAACTACACGGTGATGAGCAAGCGCAAGCTGACGCAGCTGGTCGCCGACGGCCTGGTGGACGGCTGGGACGACCCGCGCATGCCGACCCTGCAGGGCCTGCGCCGCCGCGGCTACACGCCGGCCGCGCTGCGCCTGCTGGTGGACCGCGTCGGCATCAGCAAGCAGAACTCGGTGATCGACTACTCGGTGCTCGAAGGCTGCCTGCGCGACGACCTGGACACCGGCGCCGAGCGGCGCATGGCCGTGGTGGAACCGCTGAAGCTGACGCTCACCAACCTGCCCGATGGCCACGCCGAGCAGTTGCTGTTCCCGAACCATCCCAAGGACGAAGCGCTCGGCACGCGCCAGGTGCCGTTCTCGCGCACGCTGTGGATCGAGCAGGACGACTTCGCCGAAGTGCCGCCCAAAGGCTGGAAGCGCCTGGTGCCGGGTGGCGAAGTGCGGCTGCGCGGCGCGGGCATCATCCGCTGCGACGAGGTGCGCAAGGATGCCGACGGCAACATCGTCGAACTGCTGTGCACGCTTGACCCGGAGTCGCGCCCCGGCATGGAAGGCGCCAACCGCAAGGTCAAGGGCACGATCCACTGGGTCGACGCCAGCCGCGCGGTTGCCGCCGAGATCCGCCTCTACGACCGCCTGTTCGCGGTGGCCGACCCCGATGACGAGAGCGACGGCCTGGGCTATCGCGACCGCATCAACCCGGCCTCGCGGCGCACCGTGCAGGGCTGGGTGGAACCGGCCGCCGCTGCCGCCGAGCCCGAGCAGTCGCTGCAGTTCGAGCGCATCGGCTACTTCGTCGCCGACCGCCGCGACCATCGCACCGACGGCCCGGTGTTCAACCGCAGCGTGACCCTGCGCGATACCTGGGCCGCCAAGGCCTGA
- a CDS encoding nucleoside deaminase — protein MLYAQVHLTLPAWVHDVVDTTRAYASDEDKVALAIELAGRNAAAQTGGPFGAAVFGPSDRVVAAGVNVVLPQSTSLAHAENMAYMLAQQRLQRPRLNQDEDGRHDGPYTLATSAQPCCQCYGATVWAGVDRLLIGARAEDVHELTEFDEGPLPADWIGELGRRGIEVARDLRRDDARAVLAAYGQTGGRRY, from the coding sequence ATGCTCTACGCCCAGGTCCACCTCACGCTGCCGGCATGGGTCCATGACGTCGTCGACACCACCCGCGCCTATGCCAGCGACGAGGACAAGGTCGCGCTGGCCATCGAACTGGCGGGCCGCAACGCCGCCGCGCAGACCGGTGGCCCGTTCGGGGCGGCGGTGTTCGGCCCTTCCGACCGCGTGGTCGCCGCGGGCGTCAACGTGGTGCTGCCGCAGAGCACGTCGCTGGCGCATGCCGAGAACATGGCCTACATGCTGGCCCAGCAGCGGCTGCAGCGCCCGCGCCTCAACCAGGACGAGGACGGTCGCCATGATGGCCCCTACACGCTCGCCACCTCGGCGCAGCCCTGCTGCCAGTGCTATGGCGCGACGGTATGGGCGGGCGTGGACCGCCTGCTGATCGGCGCGCGCGCCGAGGACGTGCACGAACTCACCGAATTCGACGAAGGCCCGCTGCCCGCCGACTGGATCGGTGAACTCGGGCGCCGCGGCATCGAAGTCGCGCGCGACCTGCGCCGCGACGACGCCCGCGCCGTGCTGGCCGCCTACGGCCAGACCGGCGGCCGGCGCTACTGA
- the rlmM gene encoding 23S rRNA (cytidine(2498)-2'-O)-methyltransferase RlmM: MSGLLCYCRAGFEPELAAELGERAAAAGHAGYAVTDRDSGYVRFLVPGGDAHALSRALPWRDLVFARQKLQLLADLPALDPRDRISPIIALLQSASLAGPPAAAGQAPYGTLLVEHPDSDAAGPLSGLARALGNALRPALRKAGLLAASEDPRRPRLHICLLAGDHLLLACSDSRDSSPWPNGVPRLRLHRDAPSRSALKLEEAFMSMLDDGERERLLRPGMHAADLGAAPGGWTWVLLREGLQVMAIDNGPLREHVMDTGRVTHLREDGFRWQPPRPLDWMVCDMVEQPRRVASRMATWFREGWCRQAVFNLKLPMKKRWLETTLCLDLFTREAGRPLTVRARQLYHDREEITVIAMPAGS; this comes from the coding sequence ATGAGCGGCCTGCTCTGCTATTGCCGCGCGGGCTTCGAGCCGGAGCTCGCCGCCGAACTCGGCGAACGCGCGGCGGCCGCCGGCCATGCCGGCTATGCCGTCACCGACCGCGACAGCGGCTACGTGCGCTTCCTCGTGCCGGGTGGCGATGCGCATGCGCTGTCGCGCGCGCTGCCGTGGCGCGACCTGGTGTTCGCGCGGCAGAAACTGCAGCTGCTGGCCGACCTGCCGGCGCTCGACCCCAGGGACCGCATCTCGCCGATCATCGCGCTGCTGCAGTCCGCGTCCCTGGCGGGGCCACCCGCGGCCGCGGGCCAGGCGCCGTACGGGACCCTGCTGGTCGAGCATCCCGACAGCGATGCCGCGGGGCCGCTCTCGGGCCTGGCGCGTGCGCTTGGCAATGCCCTGCGCCCGGCCCTGCGCAAGGCCGGCCTGCTGGCCGCAAGCGAGGACCCGCGCCGCCCGCGCCTGCACATCTGCCTGCTCGCCGGCGACCACCTGCTGCTCGCCTGCAGCGACAGCCGAGACTCGTCGCCGTGGCCCAACGGCGTGCCGCGCCTGCGCCTGCATCGCGATGCACCCTCGCGCTCGGCGTTGAAGCTCGAGGAAGCCTTCATGTCCATGCTCGACGACGGCGAACGCGAGCGCCTGCTGCGCCCCGGCATGCACGCCGCCGACCTCGGCGCCGCGCCCGGCGGCTGGACCTGGGTGCTGCTGCGCGAAGGCCTGCAGGTGATGGCGATCGACAATGGCCCGCTGCGCGAGCATGTGATGGATACCGGACGCGTGACCCACCTGCGCGAGGACGGCTTCCGCTGGCAGCCGCCGCGCCCGCTGGACTGGATGGTGTGCGACATGGTCGAGCAGCCGCGCCGGGTCGCCTCGCGGATGGCGACCTGGTTCCGCGAGGGCTGGTGCCGGCAGGCGGTGTTCAACCTGAAGCTGCCGATGAAGAAACGCTGGCTCGAGACCACGCTGTGCCTGGACCTGTTCACGCGCGAGGCTGGTCGGCCGTTGACCGTGCGCGCGCGCCAGCTCTACCACGACCGCGAAGAGATCACGGTCATCGCGATGCCTGCCGGGAGCTGA
- a CDS encoding FAD-dependent oxidoreductase codes for MRRGQVDAVVVGGGVVGAATALALARQDLSVVLVEGRAPAPWSPDAPDLRVYAFAPDNAALFQALGAWDAVAGRNGAPATRLQPYRRMRVWDAAGGGELIFDADAYGRRELGWIVENALLVDRLWARLAGAGVELRCPARVEGLEQDEAGVQLRLDDGRRVSARVAIAADGAASTLRALAGIAVDGRDYGQSGVVGYVRTEEAHEATAWQRFLPGGPLAFLPCADGSSSIVWSQPTAAAQAVLAMDDDTFGNALTQAFDARLGRTLPCSPRAAFPLRMQLARSYVAGRVLLLGDAAHAVHPLAGQGVNLGLRDVAALHASIAGARARKQDWATPQRLARWGRARRSEDTLAAHAFDGINRAFTSPSLAATLLRGPLLGLAGRVPSLSAALWRQAAGI; via the coding sequence ATGCGCCGCGGGCAGGTCGATGCGGTGGTCGTCGGCGGCGGTGTGGTCGGCGCGGCCACCGCGCTCGCGCTGGCGCGACAGGACCTGTCGGTGGTGCTGGTCGAGGGCCGCGCGCCCGCGCCCTGGTCGCCCGACGCGCCGGACCTGCGCGTCTACGCGTTCGCGCCCGACAACGCCGCGCTGTTCCAGGCGCTGGGCGCCTGGGACGCGGTGGCCGGCCGCAACGGTGCGCCTGCGACGCGCCTGCAGCCGTACCGGCGCATGCGCGTCTGGGACGCAGCGGGCGGCGGTGAACTGATATTCGACGCCGACGCCTACGGGCGCCGCGAGCTCGGCTGGATCGTCGAGAATGCACTGCTGGTCGACCGGCTCTGGGCGCGGCTGGCGGGCGCCGGTGTCGAACTGCGCTGCCCCGCGCGGGTGGAGGGGCTCGAGCAGGACGAAGCCGGCGTGCAGTTGCGGCTGGACGACGGGCGCCGCGTGTCCGCGCGCGTGGCGATCGCCGCTGACGGCGCCGCGTCCACCCTGCGCGCGCTGGCCGGCATCGCCGTCGACGGCCGTGACTACGGACAATCCGGCGTGGTCGGCTACGTGCGCACGGAAGAGGCCCATGAAGCCACCGCCTGGCAACGCTTCCTGCCGGGCGGGCCGCTGGCGTTCCTGCCCTGCGCCGACGGCAGCAGTTCGATCGTCTGGTCGCAGCCCACCGCGGCCGCGCAGGCGGTGCTGGCGATGGATGACGACACGTTCGGCAACGCGCTCACGCAAGCCTTCGACGCCCGTCTCGGCCGCACCCTGCCGTGTTCGCCACGGGCCGCATTCCCGCTGCGCATGCAGCTGGCGCGCAGCTACGTCGCCGGCCGCGTGCTGCTGCTCGGGGATGCCGCGCATGCCGTGCATCCGCTGGCCGGGCAGGGTGTCAACCTCGGCCTGCGCGATGTGGCGGCGTTGCACGCGTCGATCGCCGGCGCGCGGGCGCGCAAGCAGGACTGGGCCACGCCACAGCGCCTCGCGCGCTGGGGGCGCGCGCGCCGCAGCGAAGACACGCTGGCGGCCCACGCCTTCGACGGCATCAACCGGGCATTCACCAGTCCGTCGCTCGCGGCAACCCTGCTGCGCGGACCGCTGCTGGGGCTGGCCGGTCGCGTGCCGTCGTTGTCGGCCGCGCTCTGGCGCCAGGCGGCGGGCATCTAG
- the ubiH gene encoding 2-octaprenyl-6-methoxyphenyl hydroxylase codes for MSATHDVVIIGGGLVGASLAIALESTGLDVALVEAAPAAAMPAVFDERNLSFAEATVNALSSLGVMARLRAPTGAIERIHVSRRGDFGRIRLAASDYGRRNFGQVVVAKDFGEALEARLADVVALTRHRGTRFTALAVAADGMREVHLQGGSTPLLRARLVVAADGMRSGVRTALGIAASEHDYGQVLLVARLRAARAPDGTAYERLGDDGPTALLPRGDRAWGLVHGVATADAARVQALDEQAFLAHVQDAFGWRVGRLLEAGPRSAYPAVAVTATDTVAARAVLVGNAAQSLHPVGAQGFNLGLRDAMTLAELLAAQVAVGGDPGDPALLAAYAARRTEDRSRTLAFSHGFARLTANPLPGVTLLRSLGLMALDAVPALQAGLVGGAMGYRGDVPAACRAQAG; via the coding sequence ATGAGCGCAACCCACGATGTGGTGATCATTGGCGGCGGCCTGGTGGGCGCCAGCCTGGCGATCGCCCTGGAGTCGACCGGACTCGATGTGGCACTGGTCGAGGCAGCCCCCGCGGCGGCGATGCCGGCGGTGTTCGACGAGCGCAACCTGAGCTTCGCCGAGGCCACGGTGAACGCGCTGTCCAGCCTTGGCGTGATGGCGCGCCTGCGCGCGCCGACCGGTGCCATCGAGCGCATCCACGTCAGCCGGCGCGGCGATTTCGGCCGCATCCGCCTTGCAGCGAGCGATTACGGTCGCCGGAATTTCGGCCAGGTCGTCGTGGCAAAGGACTTCGGCGAGGCGCTGGAAGCGCGGCTGGCCGACGTGGTGGCGCTCACGCGCCATCGCGGCACGCGCTTCACCGCACTCGCGGTCGCGGCCGACGGCATGCGCGAGGTACATCTGCAAGGCGGCAGTACGCCGCTGCTGCGCGCGCGCCTGGTCGTCGCCGCCGACGGCATGCGCAGCGGCGTGCGCACCGCGCTCGGGATCGCCGCGTCGGAGCATGACTACGGGCAGGTGCTGCTGGTGGCCAGGCTGCGCGCGGCGCGGGCGCCAGACGGCACCGCCTACGAACGCCTCGGTGACGACGGCCCGACCGCCCTGCTGCCGCGCGGCGACCGCGCCTGGGGCCTCGTGCACGGCGTGGCCACGGCCGATGCCGCGCGCGTGCAGGCACTGGACGAACAGGCGTTCCTCGCACACGTCCAGGATGCGTTCGGCTGGCGGGTCGGCCGCCTGCTGGAGGCCGGCCCCCGCAGCGCCTATCCGGCGGTCGCGGTGACCGCCACCGACACGGTGGCGGCGCGCGCGGTGCTGGTCGGCAACGCCGCGCAAAGCCTGCACCCGGTCGGTGCGCAGGGCTTCAACCTCGGCCTGCGTGATGCGATGACGCTGGCCGAGCTGCTTGCCGCGCAGGTGGCGGTCGGTGGGGATCCAGGCGACCCCGCGTTGCTGGCCGCGTACGCCGCGCGCCGTACGGAGGATCGCAGCCGGACGCTGGCGTTCTCGCACGGCTTCGCGCGGCTGACGGCCAACCCGCTGCCGGGAGTGACGCTGCTGCGCAGCCTCGGCCTGATGGCGCTCGATGCCGTGCCGGCGCTGCAGGCCGGGCTGGTCGGCGGTGCCATGGGCTATCGCGGCGACGTGCCCGCCGCCTGCCGCGCGCAGGCCGGCTGA
- a CDS encoding cob(I)yrinic acid a,c-diamide adenosyltransferase codes for MGNRLSKIYTRTGDDGSTGLGDGSRTGKDSLRVEAYGTVDEANSTLGLLLASDIPEAMRELLTSVQHQLFDLGGELCIPGHSAISDDDVTRLEQHLDQYNAPLPPLKDFILPGGGDAAARCHIARTVVRRAERCTVALSRAEDIRPQPVRYLNRLSDLLFVLARVLARESGHGEVIWRHERRNG; via the coding sequence ATGGGCAACCGCCTGTCCAAGATCTATACCCGCACCGGCGACGACGGCAGCACCGGGCTTGGCGACGGCAGCCGCACCGGCAAGGACTCGCTGCGCGTGGAGGCCTACGGCACGGTCGACGAGGCCAACTCCACGCTCGGCCTGCTGCTGGCCAGCGACATCCCGGAGGCGATGCGCGAGCTGCTGACGTCTGTGCAGCACCAGCTGTTCGACCTTGGTGGCGAACTGTGCATCCCGGGGCACTCGGCCATCAGCGATGACGACGTGACCCGCCTCGAGCAGCACCTGGACCAGTACAACGCGCCCCTGCCGCCGCTCAAGGATTTCATCCTCCCCGGCGGCGGCGACGCGGCGGCGCGCTGCCACATCGCGCGCACCGTGGTGCGCCGCGCCGAACGCTGCACGGTGGCGCTGTCGCGCGCCGAGGATATCCGCCCGCAGCCGGTGCGCTACCTCAACCGCCTCTCCGACCTGCTGTTCGTGCTGGCCCGCGTGCTGGCGCGCGAGAGCGGCCACGGCGAGGTGATCTGGCGGCACGAGCGCCGCAACGGCTGA
- a CDS encoding histone deacetylase family protein, whose translation MPVFTHAACFAHDTGSGHAESPQRLGAVVTALRDHVPGLEWLEAPRATRGQLLRVHDPILLQTVLEAPDRLVQLDPDTVLSPGSPEAALRAAGAVVAAVDHVMGGLSRTAFCAVRPPGHHATDLHAMGFCLFNNVAVGAAHALERHGLSRVAIVDFDVHHGNGTQAIFAAEARVHYSSAHEMPLFPDTGDPRERGAGNVRNAALRAGTGSHRFREAWREQLLPAVDAFAPQLLLLSAGFDGHRADPMAHIQLEADDYTWITAELGAIAARHADGRMVSVLEGGYDLPALAECSVAHVAALAAGSAR comes from the coding sequence GTGCCGGTCTTCACCCACGCCGCGTGCTTCGCGCACGACACCGGCTCCGGCCACGCCGAAAGCCCGCAGCGCCTGGGCGCCGTGGTCACCGCGCTGCGCGACCATGTCCCCGGCTTGGAATGGCTGGAAGCACCCCGCGCCACGCGCGGACAGCTGCTGCGCGTGCACGATCCGATCCTGCTGCAGACGGTCCTCGAGGCACCCGACCGGCTGGTCCAGCTCGATCCCGACACGGTGCTGTCGCCGGGCTCGCCCGAAGCCGCGCTGCGCGCGGCGGGCGCGGTGGTCGCTGCCGTCGACCATGTGATGGGCGGCCTGTCGCGCACGGCATTCTGCGCGGTGCGCCCGCCGGGCCACCACGCCACCGACCTGCATGCGATGGGCTTCTGCCTGTTCAACAACGTGGCCGTCGGTGCCGCGCATGCGCTGGAGCGCCACGGCCTGTCGCGCGTGGCGATCGTCGATTTCGACGTGCACCACGGCAATGGCACGCAGGCGATCTTTGCCGCCGAAGCGCGCGTGCACTACAGCAGTGCGCACGAAATGCCGCTGTTCCCCGACACCGGCGATCCGCGCGAACGCGGGGCCGGCAACGTGCGCAACGCGGCGCTGCGGGCAGGGACCGGCAGCCACCGCTTCCGCGAAGCCTGGCGCGAGCAGCTGCTGCCCGCGGTGGATGCGTTCGCGCCGCAGCTGCTGCTGCTGTCGGCCGGCTTCGACGGCCATCGCGCCGACCCGATGGCGCACATCCAGCTGGAAGCCGACGACTACACGTGGATCACCGCCGAACTGGGCGCGATCGCCGCGCGTCACGCCGATGGGCGCATGGTGTCGGTGCTCGAAGGAGGCTATGACCTTCCGGCGCTCGCCGAATGCAGTGTCGCCCACGTTGCTGCGCTCGCGGCGGGCTCCGCGCGCTGA
- the lptD gene encoding LPS assembly protein LptD — protein sequence MHKPLRLLPLSLCIACALATHIPDARAADEPEPDWGLCPVDDSVPAFADAQPAVGSIEERASQPTDIACDDMSGVDGENVACKGNVTLRRGDQFLGADGLEFENETSTYVATGSVRYQDSGMRMVAERLEGDQEADTHRVENVRYQLTDRRGNGGAERIEMKGSQGALYGSTYSTCPPDDRWWELRAGRIDIDNERGQGIARNATLRVGKVPVLYVPIFAFPTDNRRHTGLLYPAISYSSRNGFDWRQPIYLNLAPNYDMTLEPRLMTNRGLQLGTEFRYLVNGGGGVLELDVLPSDNLARDGRADEIASPYPAENYRKEDRGMFRFNAYQNMGPHWQARTNLAWASDPRYLEDSSNALNGLTNFSIKSDLGLYGRGRDWDAGVMADYWQLGDWTLADANLPFHRLPRAYVNWERGVGDWLVAGVNADATRFAHADSAAQPGGSRIDVRPYVSMPLEGASWFVKPTLAWRYTGYALEDVLAQRIAAANGTSADDSPSRSLPITTIDAGMFFDRDTMFRGESYLNTLEPRLYYVNAPYRDQSNLPLFDTQFMSFGWGQLFRDNRFTGADRQADANQLTLALTTRLIESESGAEKLSASIGQIRYFEDSRVGLDATSPVIGEGKSAWIADGNYAINDRWSIGATYHWNPATRQEDLASVRTRYLMGDDGVVNLAYRYRRNAADQRDLLEQVDLSFLYPINTSWSLVGRYYYSLLDNQLLEGIAGVQWDSCCMAARLVARRYVRNRTGEMNDAIQFELEFKGLGSAGPDTASRLRRAILGYYREDLYLVPPAEVRSGPGNDPSLDATP from the coding sequence GTGCACAAACCCCTCCGACTGCTCCCGTTGTCGCTGTGCATCGCCTGCGCACTGGCGACGCACATCCCGGATGCGCGGGCAGCGGATGAACCGGAACCCGACTGGGGCCTGTGCCCGGTCGACGATTCGGTGCCGGCGTTCGCCGATGCGCAGCCCGCGGTGGGTTCGATCGAGGAGCGTGCCTCGCAGCCCACCGACATCGCCTGCGACGACATGAGCGGCGTCGACGGCGAGAACGTCGCCTGCAAGGGCAACGTCACGCTGCGCCGCGGCGACCAGTTCCTCGGCGCGGACGGGCTGGAGTTCGAGAACGAGACGTCGACCTACGTCGCCACCGGCAGCGTGCGCTACCAGGACTCCGGCATGCGCATGGTCGCCGAACGCCTCGAGGGCGACCAGGAGGCCGACACCCACCGTGTCGAGAACGTGCGTTACCAGCTGACAGACCGCCGCGGCAACGGCGGCGCAGAGCGCATCGAGATGAAGGGCTCGCAGGGCGCGCTGTACGGCTCCACCTATTCCACCTGCCCGCCCGACGACCGCTGGTGGGAATTGCGCGCGGGTCGCATCGACATCGACAACGAGCGGGGCCAGGGTATCGCGCGCAACGCCACCCTGCGGGTCGGCAAGGTGCCGGTGCTGTACGTGCCGATCTTCGCCTTCCCCACCGACAACCGCCGGCACACCGGCCTGCTGTATCCGGCCATTTCATATTCCAGCCGCAACGGCTTCGACTGGCGGCAGCCGATCTACCTCAACCTCGCGCCCAATTACGACATGACGCTCGAGCCGCGGCTGATGACCAACCGCGGTCTGCAGCTCGGCACCGAATTCCGCTACCTCGTCAATGGCGGCGGCGGCGTGCTGGAGCTCGACGTGCTTCCCTCCGACAATCTGGCCCGTGACGGGCGCGCCGACGAGATCGCGTCGCCGTACCCGGCAGAGAACTACCGCAAGGAAGACCGCGGCATGTTCCGGTTCAACGCCTACCAGAACATGGGCCCGCACTGGCAGGCGCGGACCAACCTGGCTTGGGCCAGCGATCCGCGCTACCTGGAAGACTCGAGCAACGCGTTGAACGGCCTGACCAACTTCTCGATCAAGAGCGACCTCGGGCTGTACGGCCGTGGCCGCGACTGGGACGCCGGCGTGATGGCCGACTACTGGCAACTCGGCGACTGGACGCTGGCCGACGCCAACCTCCCCTTCCACCGCCTGCCGCGTGCGTACGTCAACTGGGAACGCGGCGTCGGCGACTGGCTGGTGGCCGGCGTGAACGCCGATGCCACCCGTTTCGCGCATGCCGACAGCGCGGCGCAGCCCGGAGGCAGCCGCATCGACGTGCGGCCCTATGTGTCCATGCCGCTCGAAGGCGCCAGCTGGTTCGTCAAGCCCACGCTCGCCTGGCGCTATACCGGCTACGCGCTCGAGGACGTGCTGGCGCAGCGGATCGCCGCCGCAAACGGCACCAGCGCCGATGACTCGCCATCGCGCAGCCTGCCGATCACCACCATCGACGCCGGGATGTTCTTCGACCGCGACACCATGTTCCGCGGCGAGAGCTACCTGAACACCCTCGAGCCGCGCCTGTATTACGTCAACGCGCCCTACCGCGACCAGTCCAACCTGCCGCTGTTCGATACCCAGTTCATGTCGTTCGGGTGGGGGCAGCTGTTCCGCGACAACCGCTTCACCGGTGCCGACCGCCAGGCCGACGCCAACCAGCTCACCCTGGCCCTGACCACCCGGCTGATCGAGTCCGAATCCGGCGCGGAGAAGCTCTCCGCGAGCATCGGCCAGATCCGCTATTTCGAGGACTCGCGCGTCGGCCTCGATGCGACGTCGCCGGTCATAGGCGAAGGCAAGTCGGCGTGGATCGCGGATGGCAACTACGCCATCAACGACCGCTGGAGCATCGGCGCCACCTACCACTGGAACCCGGCCACGCGGCAGGAGGACCTTGCCAGCGTCCGCACCCGTTACCTGATGGGCGACGACGGCGTGGTCAACCTGGCCTATCGCTACCGCCGCAACGCCGCCGACCAGCGCGACCTGCTCGAGCAGGTGGACCTGTCGTTCCTGTACCCGATCAACACGTCCTGGAGCCTGGTAGGCCGTTACTACTACTCGCTGCTCGACAACCAGCTGCTCGAGGGCATCGCCGGGGTGCAGTGGGACAGCTGCTGCATGGCGGCGCGCCTGGTCGCCCGCCGCTACGTCCGCAACCGCACCGGCGAGATGAACGACGCGATCCAGTTCGAGCTCGAATTCAAGGGCCTCGGCTCGGCCGGACCCGACACGGCCAGCCGCCTGCGCCGTGCTATCCTCGGTTACTACCGCGAGGACCTGTACCTGGTGCCTCCTGCCGAAGTCCGCAGCGGCCCAGGCAACGACCCATCCCTCGACGCGACCCCATGA